A single Dasypus novemcinctus isolate mDasNov1 chromosome 4, mDasNov1.1.hap2, whole genome shotgun sequence DNA region contains:
- the LOC101427084 gene encoding olfactory receptor 5K1-like, whose amino-acid sequence MTEDNYSMTTEFILIGFTDRPKVKILLFVLFFAIYLITMVGNLGLIVLIFMEHRLHTPMYIFLGNLALMDSCCSCSITPKMLQNFFSEDRMISLYECMAQFYFLCFAETVDCFLLAAMAYDRYVAICSPLQYHTRMSKKLCIQMTSGIYITGYLHPMIHVGLLFRLNFCDSHNIHHFFCDVFPLYRLSCVDPYINELMIIIFTGSIQVFTITTVLISYLCILFTIFKMKSKEGRGKALLTCASHFFSVSIFYGSLLFVYVQPSSVKEEDEDISVAVFYTLVIPLLNPFIYSLRNKEVINVVKKIIKKNKSHNILK is encoded by the coding sequence ATGACTGAGGATAACTACTCCATGACAACTGAATTTATCCTCATAGGATTTACAGATCGACCAAAGGTGAAAATCCTTCTCTTTGTGTTGTTCTTTGCAATCTATCTTATCACCATGGTGGGAAATCTTGGTTTGATTGTACTGATCTTCATGGAACATCGTCTTCACACACCAATGTACATCTTTCTGGGTAACCTGGCTCTGATGGATTCCTGCTGTTCCTGTTCTATTACCCCCAAGATGTTACAGAACTTCTTTTCAGAAGACAGAATGATTTCTCTCTATGAATGCATggcacaattttattttctctgctttGCTGAAACTGTGGACTGTTTTCTTCTGGCggcaatggcctatgaccgctatgtggcaaTATGCAGCCCACTGCAGTACCACACCAGGATGTCCAAGAAACTCTGCATTCAGATGACCTCAGGGATCTATATAACTGGATACCTGCATCCCATGATTCATGTTGGACTTCTGTTTAGGTTGAATTTCTGTGATTCTCATAATATCCatcactttttttgtgatgtttttCCATTGTACAGACTTTCTTGTGTTGACCCCTATATCAATGAACTGATGATAATTATCTTTACAGGGTCAATTCAAGTCTTTACTATAACCACAGTCCTGATCTCTTACCTCTGCATCCTTTTcactattttcaaaatgaaatctaAAGAGGGAAGAGGCAAAGCCTTACTGACTTGTGCATCCCATTTTTTCTCTGTCTCAATATTCTATGGTTCtcttctttttgtgtatgttcagCCAAGTTCAGTTAAAGAAGAAGATGAAGATATATCTGTTGCTGTTTTTTATACTCTAGTAATTCCTTTATTAAACCCTTTTATTTATAGTCTAAGAAATAAGGAAGTAATAAATGttgtgaaaaaaattattaagaaaaataaatctcataACATTCTGAAATAA